Part of the Granulicella cerasi genome is shown below.
AAGGTCTGCGTCGATCCGGGGATCCAGCGCATGTTCTTCGCCCAGTAGATCGCGGCGAGTTCCTTCGGCAGTTCGCTTGCAATGACCTCTGCAGCGCTGCGGCCCTTCTTCACGGTCGAGGCAGCGATGTACTCGCCCTTCGGCGTCGTGATCGTCTTGAGCTCGCTGACGGCGATGCCGTTCTTCTTCGCGAAGGCTTCCGCAGCAGGCGTAGGCACGCCGTCCTTGAACGCGATCTTCACCGCAGGGCCAGTCGCCTCTTCGGTGATGTCCGGCTGCACCGCGAGCACGTCGCTGATGTACACCGCAAGACGACGCGGCGACGAGTAGCTCTTCGCATCACTCAACGCCTCAAAGCCCTCAGGCAGCAGATGCTCTTTGCCCAGCAACGCAACGACGCGACGCAGCAACTCCGCCTCTGCGCCGGGAATCATGCGCGCGGGGACTTCTTCCAGACCAATCTCAAACAGAAACTCTGCCACTACGCACCCACCAATGTTTGTTCGTTGCTCGTTGCCTTCAGGCGTTCCTGCTCGGCGTAGATCTTCGCCACGCCCACGATCAGGTTACGGATGCGCGCCATCACGCCGACGCGCTCGGTCACCGAAATCGCGCCGCGTGCATCGAGCAGATTGAAGGTATGCGAGCACTTCAACGCAAGCTCATACGCACCCATCGTCGGGAAGCGCAAGATCGTCAGCGTGTCGCCGCACTCTTCGACCAACACATCCTTCGCGCGCGCGAGCAACGCCTTGCACTCTTCCTCATAGAGGTTGAGGTGCTGCCAGAGCTTGTCCACGTCCGCGTAGTCAAACGCATAGGCCGAGAACTGCTGCTCTTCATGCAGGCGCACGTCGCCAAAGGTCAGCTCCTTCCCCGTCACCGCATCGCGCGACCACACGATGTCATACACCGAATCGAGGTCCTGCACGAACTGCGCGAGGCGCTCCAGGCCATAGGTGATCTCCCCGGAGATAGGGTCAAGGTCCATGCCGCCGCACTGCTGGAAGTAGGTGAACTGCGTGATCTCCTGGCCGTCGAGCATGACCTGCCAACCGACGCCCCAGGCGCCGCCCACCGGCCACTCCCAGTTGTCTTCCTCGAACTTGATATCGTGCTCCGCGAGCACGATACCGATCGCCTCCAGCGACTGCAGGTAGAGTTCCTGCACGCGCTCGGGTGGCGGTTTCAAGATGACCTGCAGCTGCGTATGGCGGAAGAGGCGGTTCGGGTTCTCTCCGTACCGGCCGTCCGCAGGGCGGCGCGAGGGCTGTGCGTAGGCGATGTTGATGGGCTTCGGCCCCAACACGCGCAGGAAGGTGTCGGGCGACATGGTTCCCGCGCCGACCTCGAGGTCATACGGCTGCTGCAACACGCACCCATGCTCGGCCCAGAACTTCTGCAGCGTAAACAGAAGCTCCTGGAAGGTCAGGGCTTTCTTCTGGCTTTCGGATTTCATCCTTTACAGTGTAGCCAACTTAGGGCCGAGGATATTGCGGCTCGACGGTGGTCCCGCGGCGGGAGCATAATACTTTCGCTCGACGAAATAATCACCCATGACACCCTTCTCCCGCGCCGCCCTCGCTGTCCTCGTCTCCGCCGGAACCCTCTTCCCCGCCATCGCCGCTGCCCAACAGCCGCGCGAGAAGGTGTTGATCGACCGTGACTGGCGCTTCACGCACGGCGACCCCGCTGGTGTGGACTCCCGCACACTGCTCTACGACGTGCGGCCGGTGGCGAAAAGCGATGATCAGAAGCCGCACGTGGCCGAGGCCGTTTCTGACGCCGCGAAGCTCGAAGAAGCCAAGTTCCCGGTGCTAAAACCGTGGATTCTGCCGAGCGGCGATGCCTTCCTGCCCGATGCGTCGAAGCACCACGCGCGGCCTGCGGGCAACCCCGGCGAGAGCGTGGCCTACACGCATACGGATTTCGACGACAGCGGCTGGCGCAAGCTCGACCTGCCACATGACTGGGCGATCGAGGGCCCGTTCACCGACAGGGTCGGCGGCGGTATGGGCAAGCTCCCCAGCCCGGGCATCGCGTGGTATCGCAAGGCGCTGGACGTGCCCGTGAGCGACAAGGGCAAGCGCATCTTCCTGCAGGTGGACGGCGCGATGAGCTATGCCGAGGTGTGGTGCAACGGCAAGCTCGTCGGCGGCTGGCCCTACGGCTACGCGACGTGGCAACTCGACCTCACGCCGTATCTCGTGCCCGGCGGCAAGAACGAGCTCGCCATCCGCCTCGACAATCCGACGAACTTCTCGCGCTGGTATCCCGGCGCGGGCATCTATCGCAACGTGTGGCTGGTGAAGACGCAGCCTGTCCACGTCGGCGAGTGGGGCACGTTCGTCACAACGCCGATCATCGATAAAGACTCTGCACGCGTGGACCTGAAGGTGACCGTGGACAACGACTCGGCCGCGGCAACCGACGCAGAGGTCAATACGAAGATCTACGCGCTCGACGCAAACGGCAAGCAGATAGGCGCCCCGCTCGCAGCGATGAAGCCGGTGAAGCTTTCGCTCGCGGCTGGCGCGCATGAAGACGCGCTTGCGACCGCCAATCTCGCGCATCCGAAGCTCTGGGGCCCGCCGCCCACGCAGCAGCCGAATCGCTACGTCGCCGTCACCACGATCACGCAGCGCGGCAAGCTCGTAGATCGCTACGAAACGCGCTTCGGCGTGCGAAAGATCGAGTACAAACCCGACGGCCTCTACGTGAACGGCGAGCGCATCCGCATCCAGGGCGTAAACCAGCATCATGATCTCGGCACGCTCGGCTCAGCGTTCAACGAGAACGCGGCCAAGCGACAGCTCGACGAATTGCGCGAAGCCGGCGCGAACGCCATCCGCATGTCGCACAACCCGCCCGCGCCGGAGCTGCTTGAGCTCACCGACAGCATGGGCTTCCTCGTCATGGACGAGATCTTCGACGGCTGGGTGCGCCAGAAAACCACCGGCGACTTCCACCTCATCTTCCCCGACTGGCACGAGCAGGACCTGCGCAGTTTCATGCGCCGCGACCGCAATCATCCCTCGGTCTTTCTCTGGAGCGTCGGCAATGAAGTCGGCGAGCAGCAGAACGGCGAGGTAGGCGTCAAGGTCGCGCAAGAGATGGTAAAGCTCGCGCATGAAGAGGACGCCACGCGCCCAGCGACCGCGTCGATGAACTTCGCAAAGTCCGACTCCGGCTTCGCGAAGGCGATGGATGTGGTCAGCATCAACTACCAGGGTGAAGGCATCCGCGACACCGTGGAGTACACCGGATTCAAGGGCCTGAAGACGCTGCCGCAGTACGACAACTTCCGCGCTGCTTTCCCGCAGCGCATGATCTTCACCAGCGAGAGCGCAGCGGCGATCAGTTCGCGCGACAGCTATCTCTTCCCCGTGCCTCCGGGCAAGAGCTACCCCGCGCGTGATGGCTCCGGCAGCGACGACAAGACGCACCAGGTGAGCGCGTACGAGCTCTACGCCGCCGACTTCGGCTCCTCCGCCGACAAGGTCTTCAGCGCGCAGGACCATCACCCCTACGTCGCCGGCGAGTTCGTCTGGACCGGCTGGGATTACATCGGCGAACCCACGCCGTACTACACCTCGCGCTCCTCGTACTTCGGCTTCATCGACCTCGCGGGCTTCCCGAAGGACCGCTTCTACCTCTACCAGTCGCGCTGGCGCGCAGATCTGCCGATGGTGCACATTCTTCCGCATTGGACGTGGCCCGACCGCGTCGGCAAGGTCACGCCGGTGCACGTCTTCACCTCCGGCGACGAAGCCGAACTTTTCCTCAACGGCAAGTCGCTCGGTCGCAAGAAGAAGGCTCCATTTGAGTACCGCTTGCGCTGGGATGACGTGGTCTATCAACCGGGCGTGCTGAAGGTCGTTGCCTACAAGAACGGCAAGCTCTGGGCAACAGATGAAGTGAAAACCGCAGGCGCCGCAACCCAGATCAAGCTCGCACCGGAAGAGAAGCAGATCGCCGCAAACGGCACCAACCTCGCCTTCATCCGTGCCTACGTGGAAGACAAAGCTGACATCATCAACCCGAATTCCGACGCCGCGATTACCTTCAGCGTCACCGGCGCCGGCGAGATCGTCGCGACCGACAACGGCGACGCCAC
Proteins encoded:
- the galB gene encoding beta-galactosidase GalB encodes the protein MTPFSRAALAVLVSAGTLFPAIAAAQQPREKVLIDRDWRFTHGDPAGVDSRTLLYDVRPVAKSDDQKPHVAEAVSDAAKLEEAKFPVLKPWILPSGDAFLPDASKHHARPAGNPGESVAYTHTDFDDSGWRKLDLPHDWAIEGPFTDRVGGGMGKLPSPGIAWYRKALDVPVSDKGKRIFLQVDGAMSYAEVWCNGKLVGGWPYGYATWQLDLTPYLVPGGKNELAIRLDNPTNFSRWYPGAGIYRNVWLVKTQPVHVGEWGTFVTTPIIDKDSARVDLKVTVDNDSAAATDAEVNTKIYALDANGKQIGAPLAAMKPVKLSLAAGAHEDALATANLAHPKLWGPPPTQQPNRYVAVTTITQRGKLVDRYETRFGVRKIEYKPDGLYVNGERIRIQGVNQHHDLGTLGSAFNENAAKRQLDELREAGANAIRMSHNPPAPELLELTDSMGFLVMDEIFDGWVRQKTTGDFHLIFPDWHEQDLRSFMRRDRNHPSVFLWSVGNEVGEQQNGEVGVKVAQEMVKLAHEEDATRPATASMNFAKSDSGFAKAMDVVSINYQGEGIRDTVEYTGFKGLKTLPQYDNFRAAFPQRMIFTSESAAAISSRDSYLFPVPPGKSYPARDGSGSDDKTHQVSAYELYAADFGSSADKVFSAQDHHPYVAGEFVWTGWDYIGEPTPYYTSRSSYFGFIDLAGFPKDRFYLYQSRWRADLPMVHILPHWTWPDRVGKVTPVHVFTSGDEAELFLNGKSLGRKKKAPFEYRLRWDDVVYQPGVLKVVAYKNGKLWATDEVKTAGAATQIKLAPEEKQIAANGTNLAFIRAYVEDKADIINPNSDAAITFSVTGAGEIVATDNGDATDLNAFPDHTRKAFHGKALVIVRAKRGEHGILHITAKADGLTLGSTSIAIR
- a CDS encoding glycine--tRNA ligase subunit alpha — encoded protein: MKSESQKKALTFQELLFTLQKFWAEHGCVLQQPYDLEVGAGTMSPDTFLRVLGPKPINIAYAQPSRRPADGRYGENPNRLFRHTQLQVILKPPPERVQELYLQSLEAIGIVLAEHDIKFEEDNWEWPVGGAWGVGWQVMLDGQEITQFTYFQQCGGMDLDPISGEITYGLERLAQFVQDLDSVYDIVWSRDAVTGKELTFGDVRLHEEQQFSAYAFDYADVDKLWQHLNLYEEECKALLARAKDVLVEECGDTLTILRFPTMGAYELALKCSHTFNLLDARGAISVTERVGVMARIRNLIVGVAKIYAEQERLKATSNEQTLVGA